The Virgibacillus dokdonensis genome includes a window with the following:
- a CDS encoding phosphotriesterase family protein, whose amino-acid sequence MSFIRTFHGDVDPKTLGVTYSHEHIVCRPPYWVEQEADDLLLDDKEKSKLDVLDFSRLGGEAIVDATAIDYGRDVQAVKEISEETGITIVGTAGFNKSFLWAASIPEHLKSVTGNYSTFHEWIEAKSINELADFVIREVEEGLEGTNICGGQVKFGTGYNRITPLEEKTIRAVARAHHETKAPVHSHTEAGTMALEQIEILRSENVPLEYVSFGHMDRNPDPFYHEQVAKTGAFLSFDGISKIKYAPESTRIQCIFELVRKGYEKQILVSGDTARKTYYKHYDYGLGLENILGKWVPRFIEEADQAGFSGEDLVTNFFVNNPARCFTFKK is encoded by the coding sequence ATGAGTTTTATTCGTACATTTCATGGTGATGTTGATCCTAAAACACTAGGAGTTACATACTCTCATGAGCATATCGTTTGTCGACCGCCATATTGGGTCGAGCAAGAAGCAGATGATTTATTGCTTGATGATAAAGAGAAGTCCAAACTGGATGTGTTAGATTTCAGTCGCCTTGGTGGTGAAGCGATCGTAGATGCTACAGCAATTGATTATGGCCGAGATGTACAGGCGGTCAAGGAGATTTCAGAAGAGACAGGAATTACCATTGTAGGTACAGCAGGGTTTAATAAAAGTTTTTTATGGGCAGCAAGCATCCCTGAACATTTGAAATCTGTAACCGGCAATTATTCAACATTCCATGAGTGGATTGAAGCAAAAAGTATTAATGAGTTGGCAGATTTCGTTATTCGCGAAGTAGAAGAAGGTTTAGAAGGGACCAACATTTGCGGTGGTCAGGTGAAATTTGGGACGGGCTATAATCGAATTACTCCTTTAGAAGAGAAAACGATTCGTGCAGTAGCTAGAGCACATCATGAAACGAAAGCTCCCGTTCATTCACATACAGAAGCAGGTACGATGGCACTAGAGCAAATTGAAATTTTAAGATCAGAGAATGTTCCATTAGAATATGTGAGTTTTGGGCATATGGATCGAAATCCAGATCCTTTTTATCATGAACAAGTAGCAAAAACAGGTGCATTCTTATCTTTTGACGGTATATCTAAAATAAAATATGCCCCAGAGAGCACACGCATTCAATGTATTTTTGAATTAGTGAGAAAAGGCTATGAAAAGCAAATTTTAGTTAGTGGCGATACAGCTAGAAAAACGTATTACAAGCATTACGATTATGGGCTAGGTTTAGAGAATATTTTAGGGAAATGGGTACCTCGCTTTATAGAAGAAGCAGATCAAGCTGGATTTTCAGGAGAAGATTTAGTCACCAATTTCTTTGTAAATAACCCAGCGAGATGCTTTACATTTAAAAAGTAA